A window from Primulina huaijiensis isolate GDHJ02 chromosome 11, ASM1229523v2, whole genome shotgun sequence encodes these proteins:
- the LOC140988554 gene encoding AT-hook motif nuclear-localized protein 5-like codes for MEVREGMTLPGSAPYYFNNGRGGISWSGNSGNNSNVHTAIGSSSTAKTPVLHAQPVFKNLSDTDVLNVGFSGGSVSGSAFHVGNPSPNFPHGMDMVRASSVSQGSDPVKKKRGRPRKYGPDEANMSLKLSPLSASTRSLGAMTSAERPRRGRPRGTGWKQQLAPLGDWMNSSAGLAFTPHILSIAIGEDIAAKILAFAQQRPRALCILSANGSVSLATLRQPTASGDTVTYEGQFEILCLSGSYLVAESGSPRNRTGGISISVYSPDGHVIGGAIGGRLLAASLVQVVACSFVYGGSKGKTKAESETREENLPTNQSTEKSAARDNDASAQNLTPKAWTSIWPPVSRAGVKNPGIDLMHA; via the exons ATGGAAGTTAGAGAAGGTATGACATTACCTGGGTCAGCtccatattattttaataatggtAGAGGTGGGATTAGTTGGTCAGGTAATTCAGGGAATAATTCTAATGTTCATACTGCAATTGGGAGTTCATCGACAGCAAAGACTCCTGTATTACACGCCCAACCTGTTTTCAAGAATCTTTCAGATACCGATGTTCTAAATGTAGGCTTTAGTGGTGGTTCCGTAAGTGGTTCAGCCTTTCATGTTGGAAATCCGTCACCCAATTTTCCTCATGGAATGGACATGGTTAGAGCGTCTAGTGTGTCTCAAGGGAGTGACCCAGTTAAGAAAAAGAGGGGCAGACCTCGGAAATATGGCCCAGATGAAGCTAATATGTCTTTAAAATTGTCTCCTCTATCTGCCTCCACGCGGTCCTTGGGGGCGATGACCTCAGCAGAAAGACCACGGAGAGGACGGCCACGTGGGACTGGGTGGAAGCAGCAGCTTGCTCCactcg GTGACTGGATGAACAGCTCAGCTGGACTAGCTTTTACACCACACATATTGAGTATTGCTATTGGAGAG GATATTGCAGCAAAAATACTGGCATTTGCCCAGCAAAGGCCTAGAGCTTTATGCATCTTGTCAGCAAATGGATCGGTTTCTCTAGCAACTCTACGCCAACCTACAGCTTCTGGTGACACTGTCACATATGAG GGTCAGTTCGAGATATTATGCTTGTCTGGTTCCTATTTGGTTGCCGAAAGTGGCAGTCCTCGAAATAGGACTGGTGGTATAAGTATTTCAGTTTATAGTCCTGATGGGCATGTGATTGGAGGTGCAATAGGCGGTAGGCTCCTTGCAGCAAGCCTGGTACAG GTGGTTGCATGTAGTTTTGTGTATGGTGGTTCAAAGGGAAAAACGAAAGCCGAGTCTGAAACGAGGGAGGAAAATCTTCCAACCAACCAATCTACAGAGAAGTCAGCAGCACGGGACAATGATGCTTCTGCTCAAAATCTTACTCCTAAAGCCTGGACAAGCATTTGGCCACCGGTTTCTCGAGCAGGAGTAAAAAATCCAGGTATTGATCTAATGCATGCCTGA
- the LOC140987297 gene encoding ASI1-immunoprecipitated protein 3-like isoform X1, producing the protein MRRRRSTGSESNEEEEEASPSRRGGNLAKRKRVPVAEDNCEGNARENLRLIELKKTEKKKKKKRKNKNESEPKAEAEAEAEAEGEAVDSESETDEHDDLARSMGEVVRVLGTGKEKRNHYKSFEYDGFQYHLEDPVLLVPQKKNQKPCVAIVKDIYQTFDGAIMVATHRLYRPEEAVKDGGGYWPSRNMREVFYSFRRTEVPAESVMHKCVLHFIPSDKQIPPRKQLPGFVFQKVYDTERQMVYKLTDQDHEIYSKFLVRD; encoded by the exons ATGCGTCGCCGCCGCTCTACAGGGTCAGAGAGCAatgaggaagaggaagaagcgTCGCCCTCTCGGCGTGGTGGAAACCTAGCGAAGCGTAAACGAGTACCCGTTGCCGAGGACAACTGTGAGGGAAATGCTAGGGAGAACTTAAGATTGATCGAGTTAAAGAAGacggagaagaagaagaaaaagaagaggaAGAACAAAAATGAGTCCGAGCCTAAGGCGGAGGCAGAGGCGGAGGCGGAGGCTGAGGGGGAGGCGGTGGACTCCGAGAGTGAAACCGACGAGCATGATGACCTGGCGCGGTCGATGGGTGAGGTGGTTAGGGTTTTGGGGACGGGAAAGGAGAAGAGGAATCATTACAAGTCGTTTGAGTACGATGGCTTCCAGTATCATCTC gaggatcctgTTCTTTTAGTTCCTCAGAAAAAGAATCAGAAGCCTTGTGTGGCCATAGTTAAG GACATTTACCAGACATTTGACGGAGCTATAATGGTAGCAACACACAGATTATATCGTCCAGAGGAGGCAGTGAAAGACGGAGGTGGATATTGGCCATCACGTAATATGAGGGAGGTGTTCTATAGTTTCCGCAGAACTGAAGTACCTGCAGAATCTGTGATGCACAAGTGTGTGTTGCACTTCATACCTTCAGATAAACAGATTCCTCCTCGCAAACAATTACCGGGATTCGTTTTCCAAAAGGTGTATGATACCGAAAGACAAATGGTCTATAAACTTACAGATCAAGATCATGAAATTTATTCGAAGTTTTTGGTGAGAGATTAA
- the LOC140987297 gene encoding ASI1-immunoprecipitated protein 3-like isoform X2 — protein MRRRRSTGSESNEEEEEASPSRRGGNLAKRKRVPVAEDNCEGNARENLRLIELKKTEKKKKKKRKNKNESEPKAEAEAEAEAEGEAVDSESETDEHDDLARSMGEVVRVLGTGKEKRNHYKSFEYDGFQYHLDIYQTFDGAIMVATHRLYRPEEAVKDGGGYWPSRNMREVFYSFRRTEVPAESVMHKCVLHFIPSDKQIPPRKQLPGFVFQKVYDTERQMVYKLTDQDHEIYSKFLVRD, from the exons ATGCGTCGCCGCCGCTCTACAGGGTCAGAGAGCAatgaggaagaggaagaagcgTCGCCCTCTCGGCGTGGTGGAAACCTAGCGAAGCGTAAACGAGTACCCGTTGCCGAGGACAACTGTGAGGGAAATGCTAGGGAGAACTTAAGATTGATCGAGTTAAAGAAGacggagaagaagaagaaaaagaagaggaAGAACAAAAATGAGTCCGAGCCTAAGGCGGAGGCAGAGGCGGAGGCGGAGGCTGAGGGGGAGGCGGTGGACTCCGAGAGTGAAACCGACGAGCATGATGACCTGGCGCGGTCGATGGGTGAGGTGGTTAGGGTTTTGGGGACGGGAAAGGAGAAGAGGAATCATTACAAGTCGTTTGAGTACGATGGCTTCCAGTATCATCTC GACATTTACCAGACATTTGACGGAGCTATAATGGTAGCAACACACAGATTATATCGTCCAGAGGAGGCAGTGAAAGACGGAGGTGGATATTGGCCATCACGTAATATGAGGGAGGTGTTCTATAGTTTCCGCAGAACTGAAGTACCTGCAGAATCTGTGATGCACAAGTGTGTGTTGCACTTCATACCTTCAGATAAACAGATTCCTCCTCGCAAACAATTACCGGGATTCGTTTTCCAAAAGGTGTATGATACCGAAAGACAAATGGTCTATAAACTTACAGATCAAGATCATGAAATTTATTCGAAGTTTTTGGTGAGAGATTAA